The Euphorbia lathyris chromosome 8, ddEupLath1.1, whole genome shotgun sequence genome has a window encoding:
- the LOC136203785 gene encoding endoglucanase 16, with amino-acid sequence MLSFFKFSCAIFGLWFTLFQGLLLVPVIAHFNYKDALTKSIIFLEAQRSGKLPPTNRLPWRGDSALDDGKLADVDLTGGYYDAGDNVKYGLPLAFTVTSLAWSTIAYEKELKAAGEYANAVDGIKWGTDYLLKASSKRNRLYVQVGNPVMDHNCWVRPENMRQPRTVLQIDQNQPGTEIAAETAAAMAAASIVFRPSNKTYARQLLNKAKLLFTFSKSHKGTYDGECPFYCSYSGYNDELLWAATWLYMASKKPIYLNYVMFEAINANVAEFSWDLKYAGAQILLTQFFFQGEKGLTPHKQSADSFICSNHPKSPYHQIYISPGGVLNLRDGANSQYVTGASLLFSVYSDILKQFNQVVNCGEVKLDHQALFDFARQQMDYLLGDNPLKRSMMVGFGNNPPVQAHHRGASIPVMPSTEIVNCPMSFVTWFLVDKPNPNELTGAFVGGPDKQDKFEDKRPSSSYTEPCTYVNSLAVGVLAKLASPAH; translated from the exons ATGCTaagctttttcaaattttcatgtGCCATTTTTGGTCTATGGTTCACCCTTTTTCAAGGACTTCTTTTGGTACCTGTAATTGCTCATTTTAATTACAAGGATGCCCTCACCAAGTCCATTATTTTCCTAGAAGCTCAAAGATCTGGAAAACTTCCTCCAACTAATAGGTTACCTTGGAGAGGAGATTCTGCCCTTGATGATGGTAAACTTGCCGAT GTGGACCTTACTGGGGGATATTACGACGCAGGAGACAATGTAAAATACGGGCTGCCGTTGGCATTTACAGTGACAAGTCTAGCATGGAGTACTATTGCTTATGAAAAAGAGTTAAAAGCTGCTGGTGAATACGCAAATGCTGTTGACGGTATAAAATGGGGCACTGATTATCTTCTTAAAGCCTCGAGCAAGCGCAACCGTTTGTATGTGCAGGTGGGTAACCCAGTTATGGATCATAATTGTTGGGTTCGTCCAGAAAATATGCGACAGCCAAGAACTGTTTTGCAAATTGATCAAAATCAACCTGGTACTGAGATTGCTGCTGAAACTGCTGCTGCTATGGCTGCTGCTTCCATTGTTTTTAGACCTTCCAATAAAACCTATGCTCGTCAGCTTCTCAACAAAGCCAAATTG CTTTTTACATTCTCCAAGTCACACAAAGGAACCTATGATGGAGAATGCCCCTTTTACTGCTCTTACTCTGGCTACAAT GATGAGCTATTGTGGGCAGCAACATGGTTATATATGGCTTCCAAGAAACCCATTTACTTAAACTATGTTATGTTTGAAGCTATTAATGCTAATGTTGCTGAGTTTAGCTGGGATCTCAAATATGCAGGAGCACAAATCCTCCTGACTCAG TTTTTCTTTCAAGGGGAAAAGGGTTTAACACCTCACAAGCAATCAGCAGACAGTTTCATATGTTCAAATCATCCAAAAAGCCCATAccatcaaatatatatatctcCAGGTGGTGTGCTAAACTTGAGAGATGGAGCCAACAGTCAATATGTAACAGGAGCATCATTATTGTTCAGTGTATACAGTGACATCCTGAAGCAATTCAATCAAGTTGTAAACTGTGGAGAAGTAAAGTTGGACCATCAAGCACTTTTTGATTTTGCAAGACAACAGATGGATTACTTGTTAGGAGATAACCCATTGAAAAGATCAATGATGGTAGGATTTGGAAACAATCCACCAGTACAAGCACATCATAGAGGAGCATCAATACCAGTGATGCCATCAACTGAAATAGTAAACTGCCCAATGAGCTTTGTGACTTGGTTCTTGGTTGATAAACCTAACCCTAATGAACTCACAGGAGCATTCGTTGGTGGACCTGATAAACAGGATAAGTTTGAAGATAAAAGGCCTTCTTCATCTTATACTGAGCCTTGCACTTATGTTAACTCTCTTGCTGTTGGTGTTCTTGCTAAATTGGCATCACCTGCCCATTAA